The Prinia subflava isolate CZ2003 ecotype Zambia chromosome 23, Cam_Psub_1.2, whole genome shotgun sequence region CAAGGACAAACATTCTTTTCTGTGGTTAAAGCTTCGAACAACCAAGCCCATACAGTGTATGCAGTGTGTGTGTACagtgtatatacacacatttaCATTATCTGTGTGTGGGTTGTGTAGTGTATCCTGAGAGAACCTGAGTGTTTGTATTCCAAATATATCATAAAAATACAGAGCTAAATAACATAGTGGACTAGTAGCAAAGTGAGTGTGACACTCTTGTTGCTAAGTGAGATGGACAGATATTACAAAGAGTACAATTAATACTCTGCTCATGTCCCTAAGCCAGAAAGAGgtttaaatataattaaattatatttaattccTGAGAAATTATATGGTAGAAATTAACCCGGAATTAAAGACTCCATGGAAACAGAAAGCTTTTGGCTAGTCTTAGAACAAAGCCTCTATTATGTTATCCaaaaaatgcttgaaaaatTAGCCCAGGACACAGACCTGTGTGCAGCAGTCCGAAACCACAGGAAAAGGAGCCACTGTTATTCAGGAATTAGCTGAACACCAGTTGGGACCAACTGGATCACTCCTCCATCAGCTCAAAGTGACCACATTTACCGCCTCAAACTCATGTTTGCCATGTTTCTTATGGCTACGTAAATCAGGAATGTGGTTGACTTGCATAAGACATGCATCAGATCAGATTCCAAACGGGAGTTAGGTGATTGCCTGCAGGGCACGtgttcccagagctgcaggcagggagctcccGGAGGGGCTGACAGACAATATTGGCTTTGTCGACCTCTTCTCCCTCTTGCTCTCCCAAATGTGAGTGTTTTCCCCCCTCTGGGGACATTTTTTCATTGGTATTGAtgcaatattttgtttcttactGTGCTGTGAAGAGTGGTTTTCTAAGTTTTTTCCCTGTCAATCAGTATTGAGTGACTTGCTTGTTATTTCAAGTTGCTGTGTAGGTTCCAGACCAgacaatttctgttttgcttgaGCAGGTCAGTCAGGCTGTGCCTaagcaggctgcagagcaggggcttTGATTCAGATTTGTTGCTTCATGGGCACTGCACAGACTTAGAGAaccccagagtggtttgggttggaagggaccttaaagctcatcccatcccacccctgccatggcagggacaccttcactgtcccaggctgctccagcctggaacacttccagaaCTGGGCCAGCCACAGGtcccctgggcaccctgtgccagcatctcccagctgtgcctgctgaggagcagcagagtgaACCAGGCCCTGTTAAACCTTAGCAAAACTCAGGTGTAAAACTCATTGTCTGTGATTCTGGAGGACTCCATTTCCATGCCAGCCTTCCTGCCATGGTCTTGCTGTCCTATGGAGCAATTAAATGAATCAATAATaacaactttttaaaagcacagcttAGCTTAAAAGCCTGAGGAGAGAATGACTGTTAATATAATTAGATTTGCAGCTCCAGTTTCCAGGTTAGGATATTATGGACACGTTTGTTCCTATCACATTTGCTTTGTGGTTCAGTATGAATTTTCAATAGATGACTTTGTGATAAGAAAGCAGCAATTCAGATGCAATTATATAAACAATAAGATCAGCCTGGAATTAGGCTGGAGAGTAtaaagcacacacagagcttgtGCTGGGTCactgcctctcccagctcaAGGCAGAATCAGGTTCCTGTAATAGGGGAGAATTCTGCTGACAAGAGGTTGGTCTTTCCAGACTGGTGTTGTTGCAGCTACAGGGTAAACCAGCCTGTGCACTGGATGGCTTTGCTAtggggagctggcagctgggagagacCAGAGGGTGATGTCCAGGTGCTGGTAGACACTGTCATTTAAAGTTTATCATTTAGAGGCTCTAGAGGAGTTCCTGAAATCGTCTTGGAGCTAATCAAGGCTTTGTTCTCAGGATCCCTCCACAGGTCTGAGAAATGAGGTCAGCACAACAGACAGATAAAGCAGGATTCATTGAGTTGAACTCTTTGTTGATGTTCTTCATTGTAATTTGCTTGAATCTATTATTTAATTCTTGGCTGTGTTCCCATCTCATCACGTCTCTAAGCCACTGGAAATTGAAAAATCCAGTTTTATGCCTGATATGTACAGCCTTgtctttttgtctcttttacattttataaGATACTTTCTatagaaaattgttttaaagcaGTGAGATTATTTTAATATCTCTGCTTAATTCTAGAGCTCATGTTCTCTTACATGTCACACTTCCAAATCTTTCAGCTCCTCTTATTTATTCTGTGTCAGGATTTTATCACTCACTAATGGGAAGTTGCATGTAATATGCTTAAGTGGGGGAAAAGTAAATTCTTTTATGTTGTTAATGGCCTCTTTGCCCTTGCTCTCTGTTAATGGTCAGTATTATTTCAATAAGGACTgagactggaaagaaatgttccAGCTGTAGCTAGAAACTTTAAGATTCCTCCAGGTCTGTGACTGTCCTGGCTGCTCCGAATGCTGAGGACAGGGCTGGAAGGCACATCCCATTTTACCTGTGGTTTGCTCttcttttatttgttcttcCCCATCCAGCATGAGTCCCTTCTTTGTGATGTCTCTCCTCTTTGGCCTGATTTTTGGACAAACAGCATCACTCTGTGCCCCTTCTGAGTACACAATCCACGTGGAGAAACGGGAATGTGCCTATTGCCTGGCCATCAACACCACCATCTGCGCTGGATTCTGCATGACGCGGGTACGAGCTACAGCTGTTCCTGTAACAGCCACCACGGCAAAGCAAGGCTCTGTTCTCCCAGAAAATAATGTGCAAATGGTTTAATTGCAATAGAGCTTatcacaggcagaaaaaatgCACCGTTGCCATGTTTTCAAGTCAGCTTTTTGCAAAGGTGGGGATGAAAAATGCCAAGCATCTGGTAACACcagtggcacagcagagacCCGACTGCTGCTGCCACTACAGAGCCTCTGTGGGCAGTTTGTGAGGGCAAGATGGAAAAGGTGAGGGGCAGATTATATTGGGTCACTCTTAATTAATGTAAATAACTTAGGTAActtctgctcccactgctgctatctcagctggctgtggggacagcggTGCAGCAGCCACATCACTCCACACAACTTCACTGTTCAACACAGCATTTTGAGTTCCAGcttgggcagcagggagccagAGGAGATCACAATGCACAGGGAACACTCTGAGCCATGTGGATTagttaaattataaaattataaattataaaaccAAGGGCAATGtgtctgtgtggggagggagctCCAGTCACAATGAGAGCTCTGAACTCAGCAGTACCCGAGCTGGGCTCAGGTATGAGTTTTGGTCTCTGCACCTCACAGGACGTTTCTGACACACGTGTGCTTCAGTGAAACAAcacatttcccttccctctgcaggacAGCAATGGCAAGAAGCTGCTCCTGAGGAGTGCTCTGTCGCAGAACGTGTGCACGTACAAGGAGATGCTGTACCGCACAGCGCTGATCCCGGGCTGCCCTCACCACACCCTCCCCTACTACTCCTACCCCGTGGCTGTCAGCTGCAAGTGTGGCAAGTGCAACACTGACTACAGTGACTGTGTCCGGGACAGGCTCAGCACAAACTACTGCACCAAGCCACAGAAGCTCTGTAACCTGTAAAGCTTTCACGGGATGAAATGTACTGCTCTGCTCACCTGAACTGAAATAAAAGTTGTATTTCATATTCGGTTTGCAAACTGCTGTGCACAAAGATTTATTCTGAGGGTGTATCATAAGTTGCTTTAATTAATTGAGTGTACTGAAGCAGAAAAGAATCATAAGGGCTGCATGTTTGTATTGAGATTTATTCTGAGGGTGTATCATAAGTTGCTTTAATTGATTGGGTCTTCTGAAGCAAAAAAGAATCATAAGGGCTGCATGTTTGTATTGAGATTTATTCTGAGGGTGTATCATAAGTTGCTTTAATTGATTGGGTCTTCTGAAGCAAAAAAGAATCATAAGGGCTGCATGTTTGTATTGAGAACCCACGTGAAATTTACTTTGGGGAAGAAGGAGACAGGACTGTGTGGATGTATCAGCCTTTGCTCACAAATCCCAGATATTCTGTGAAGAGATGTTCAGAGATTCAATATATTCACATATTTCAGAATTTGATACTGATTTATTTCAGAGTTCACATATTTCACTTGATATATTTCAGAGTTAAAAAAGAGGCCACACACATTCTTGGTATTGAacattttaaatagattttgaCAGATACTTACAGCCTTCAAATTGGCAGCAGTATTTTTCCATCTATGTAATATTAGTTTAGACACTGCAGATCTGTGTGCTCCCCGCTGTTGTCCAGCCCTGTGTTTATTGGGAATGCTTCTCTGCATTAATGTCTCCACATGAATGGCACAACCCCCCCTTCCCTGCTGAAGTGCAGTTTGGAATTCACCTGTGAGCACTGAGGAATCGCTGCAGCtgcaagcctggctgctctgctctccacaAGGGGAGTGTGGGGCCATCAAACGGAaagcaaaactcaaaaaaaaaaatcccatttctccCAGCAGATCCCCTGGAAGGAGAGCTGAGCCCACCCTGTGTGCtgaacatgggcaggtgagaggtACAGAGCCAGGAATAAAGAAAAGTAATGCATGTAATTAATGTAAACTAATAACTGCTTCCTTTCCACTGAGACTGTAGCTCCCAAGAAATTACAGATACTCCATTCCCACATTGCTTGGAACAGTAAATAAAGGAACCAGAATTCACAGGATACAAATAtgaaatttaacatttttagaaaaatcCAGCTTTCGGGATTGCAGTTTTCATGACTGTTCCTAGAATCTGCCTCTCTGTTCcaaacacttttattttattttattttacttaatcTGCAGCAAAACCTGTGAGAAAGCCCAAGGGAAACTGCTGGtgtccccctggagcaggggTTTGGACCAGATGAGCTccaagatcccttccaacctcaaccaaCCCATGATAACTTGAATACCTGTCACGGATTCTACACCATGTATGAACTGCAATTATCACGTGCATCATTTGGATAAAGAAATACCTTCACAGGCAAGGtttgaaaatttaaattctcCAGAAACACGTTTGGAATTTACAGAAAATCCAAAGcatcagcaggagcagccctaCTTCAGTAAAACTGATCCTTTACACCTATGGTTTAAACAACCAGTTACAGTTAATTTTGTACAAGACTATTTCTAAAACTTTGGAGCAGGAGAGGTTAGTTACAATTAAGTTACAAATACTTTCTGGTGGTGAGAATCTGGTTGCTGCTCTCTAGTTGGTGAAGAGCACAGGTAGAAAAAACTTGGGAAATAAGTATTTATTGAACAAAGCAGCCCTTACGGTATCTGGTAAATGCCAAAGAAACAAAGTGTTTGGCTTTAAGGTCAGCCAGAGCTTTCCCAAGGTGTCTGGActgttaaaaatgttatttagtACAGAAAAACATAATTCTGTTTACTATGAAACAGCACTTTTATTtagccaaacaaaaaaaaggataCTTGGTCTATTTAAAGTATCAGCAGCACTGCTAAGTTACTGTAATGTCCGTTATGCCCCGACAGATTtgtcttcaaaacaaaaaccaagtCTAATGCCTGTGCAAAATAATTGAGAGAAAAATAACTAATGTGCCTCCTTTTACACTTCATTAAAACCCAAACTGAGACGTGTGCGCTGTGCTAACAGATCTGTTTAACCACACCTTTCCATGCCCTCCGAGAACTGTGTCCCTCTGACCTTTAAGCAGTTTTCATTCAAATTTAATCACTCAGGCCCAGTGATAAATCCCTGTTTGGGTGATGATTCCTTACAGTTTGTTACCATCCGTTTATGCCAAGACCGTTCCCACATGACTGAGCGATGCATTTACGGGCAATCCTCACCTTTTGTCCGTACCTCAGTCCGTGTGGGGAGCGCACAGCACGGGCTGGACGGACCCGGGGCTGGAGCCGCGTCCGCTCCCGGCGCTCTGCGGCAGATGCTCGGAGAAGCACAGACCCCAACGCGTTCACAGGTGGAGCAcggagaaggaaaagaaggagaacgaaaagaaggggaaggaaagggagaaggagccCGCCTTATTCCCGGTTCCCTGTGGCGAAAGGAGCTGCCCGCGCTCCGCACCCGCGGCAGCTGCGGCGACACCGCCGGCccgcagggggcgctgtggccAGGGCGCTGAGGGGAGGCCCCGCCCACTCCGGCCCCGCCCACTCCGGCCCCACCCAcaccggccccgccccgccccgctcccccgcGGGACAGCGCCGCATGCAAAGCTGCGTGGGCAGCATTTGAGGGGAGATTTTCCCCTTCTGCCgcgctcaggtgagaccccacctgcagagctgccccagccctggggcccagcacaggaagtagctggagctgctggagccgctggagccaggccagaggaggcaccaggatgatcagagggatggagcagctctgctgggaggaaaggttGGGGAATTGGCCTGGAGGAGAGAAACCTTGGGGTGAACCTCATCGTGGTCTTCCAGTACCAGAAGGGAGACTACATGGAAGACAAGACAAGGAGAAATGGCTTCtgtgaaaaaggcttgttgtgtgtgtggctctatgcagatatttactatatacaataatgctaggtagaaaagttatgctgtattgacatttgaataatatagtaaatgtagtttttagcattaagttttagtaataaaagaa contains the following coding sequences:
- the TSHB gene encoding thyrotropin subunit beta — encoded protein: MSPFFVMSLLFGLIFGQTASLCAPSEYTIHVEKRECAYCLAINTTICAGFCMTRDSNGKKLLLRSALSQNVCTYKEMLYRTALIPGCPHHTLPYYSYPVAVSCKCGKCNTDYSDCVRDRLSTNYCTKPQKLCNL